Proteins from a genomic interval of Medicago truncatula cultivar Jemalong A17 chromosome 3, MtrunA17r5.0-ANR, whole genome shotgun sequence:
- the LOC11419525 gene encoding putative lipid-transfer protein DIR1, giving the protein MTKININALVMNLLVFVALLIALFGGANAIIVCSIDTNKLDVCHDAITGKRPPKPTTKCCALIKKADLSCLCRYKSLLPALGINPTKALALPKKCGRKTPPGCRAN; this is encoded by the exons ATGACAAAGATTAATATCAATGCTTTGGTAATGAATTTGCTAGTTTTTGTAGCATTGCTTATTGCATTATTTGGTGGTGCCAATGCTATTATAGTATGTAGCATTGACACAAATAAGCTAGATGTATGCCATGATGCAATAACTGGGAAACGCCCTCCAAAACCAACTACAAAATGTTGTGCACTTATTAAGAAGGCTGATTTGTCTTGTCTTTGTAGATACAAGTCACTCCTACCTGCACTTGGAATCAACCCTACAAAAGCTTTGGCCTTGCCTAAAAAATGTGGTAGAAAAACACCACCTGGATGTAGAG CGAATTGA